A window of the Theileria parva strain Muguga chromosome 2, complete sequence, whole genome shotgun sequence genome harbors these coding sequences:
- a CDS encoding Eukaryotic membrane family protein: MKFYVLNLFKFVKLEFKGLSNYYDLDDDNNNLNKSNSTDATNNIQNFSSSEIHNTEFINSKDFEKNKNVLESLNSDTFCKKCQNKIESSDKPPCKDYNESLNSPNGTNNTDKFGYNFVLDSIPKNLLLHMARLPKFFEKLIFHSVGICLDSVLFELTFMPIQAVTTVSYLITRFLLYVFKELKYMFRNDFLNLFNNHKDKELNSGRSDKSSENFDEPRNITLTEVCGCVRFLVLLATVYIFSFIDTSKVYHNIKAQPIMKLYVLFNMLEICERLCRSFNRDIMDSLVKTTINIFIIQFNNTNVSSARVNFQKPDSQKCQLGNNGNKSFLNSHTNNTQNHPNKSVNRRSSLDSEGFVPGNKTESLLSSCRNHVDGFNIYYKFVFLYCFVVLTITFHAFIHLVRVLILNIAINSPEYTMFLVLITNNFGEIKSSVFKKHTQLSLFIIFASDAVERCHLVLDGLLVFFKMSTSRRNLNSYISVFSWLFLVYGIEVLIDLVKHSYLIKFNKLLSETFEKYDSVLIADRLLSRSLYNLRSLTFYKLKVPCKCSFSFSHISSRRLGFISSPIVTLIISTIPKMGFHISPKILIISAFSWLSLFFVKITTSILLTGYCIKKKDQIYSLDPELYKIGAL; this comes from the exons ATGAAATTTTACGTTTTAAACCTTttcaaatttgtaaaactAGAGTTCAAAGGGCTGTCCAACTACTACGACCTTGACGATGACAATAATAACCTAAATAAGTCAAATTCTACGGATGCCACTAACAATATCCAAAATTTCTCGAGCAGTGAAATCCATAACACTGAATTTATCAACAGCAAAGATTTTGagaagaataaaaatgtcCTAGAATCCTTAAATTCCGACacattttgtaaaaaatgtcaaaataaaatagaaTCAAGTGATAAACCGCCCTGTAAAGATTACAACGAGTCCTTGAATTCACCTAATGGAACAAATAACACAGATAAATTTGGCTATAACTTTGTACTAGATTCAATTCCTAAG AATCTTCTACTGCACATGGCAAGACTCCCCAAATTTTTCGAAAAGTTAATTTTCCATTCCGTTGGCATTTGTCTTGACTCTGTTTTATTTGAACTAACATTCATGCCAATTCag GCCGTAACTACTGTATCATATCTTATTACTAGGTTTTTATTATACGTTTTTAAAGAATTAAAGTATATGTTTCGCAATGATTTCTTAAACCTCTTCAACAATCATAAAG ATAAGGAACTTAATAGTGGTAGAAGTGATAAATCAAGTGAGAATTTTGATGAGCCGAGAAACATAACATTGACAGAGGTGTGTGGATGCGTGAGGTTTCTAGTGCTGTTGGCGACAGTTTATATCTTTTCATTTATAGATACATCAAAGGTGTACCATAATATAAAGGCGCAACcaataatgaaattatacGTGCTCTTTAACATGCTAGAAATTTGTGAAAGGCTTTGCAGATCATTCAACAGAGATATAATGGACAGTCTCGTTAAAACTAcaattaacatatttataattcaGTTCAATAACACTAATGTGTCAAGTGCCAGAGTAAATTTTCAGAAACCTGATTCTCAAAAGTGTCAATTAGGCAATAACGGAAACAaaagttttttaaattcacaCACCAATAACACACAGAATCATCCTAATAAGTCTGTAAACAGGAGATCATCATTAGACTCTGAAGGATTTGTTCCTGGAAATAAAACAGAATCGCTGTTGAGCAGTTGTAGAAACCACGTGGATGGGTtcaatatatattataaatttgtatttcTGTACTGTTTTGTAGTCTTAACAATAACTTTTCACGCGTTTATACACTTGGTGAGGGTGCTGATTCTGAACATAGCAATTAATTCGCCAGAGTACACTATGTTCTTGGTCTTAATAACGAACAACTTCGGTGAAATCAAGTCCTCAGTGTTCAAAAAACACACTCAGCTTTCACTATTCATAATATTCGCATCAGATGCTGTTGAAAGATGTCATTTAGTTTTAGACGGATTACTAGTGTTCTTCAAAATGTCGACATCCAGAAG GAATTTGAATTCGTACATTTCAGTTTTCAGCTGGCTTTTTCTAGTGTATGGCATTGAGGTCTTAATTGACCTCGTAAAGCACTCATACCTGATTAAGTTCAATAAACTACTTTCAGAAACGTTTGAAAAATACGATTCCGTCCTAATCGCAGATAGACTGCTATCAAGATCACTGTATAACCTAAGGAGTCTgacattttataaattaaaagtaCCCTGTAAGTGCTCATTCTCATTCTCACACATCTCTTCAAG GCGGTTGGGGTTCATATCATCGCCAATTGTGACTTTGATAATATCCACAATACCTAAAATGGGATTTCACATTTCACCGAAGATCCTGATCATCTCTGCCTTTTCGTGGCTCTCACTGTTTTTCGTTAAAATCACAACATCGATTCTTCTTACCGGTTATTGCATCAAGAAGAAGGACCAGATTTATTCCCTGGACCCAGAACTGTATAAAATCGGGGCCTTGTAA
- the Ddx42 gene encoding DEAD/DEAH box helicase family protein yields the protein MSLEECVNFKKRFNIETFGTRVPKPISSFIHLSKSIPTTILNRIEKMGFYEPTPVQSQVIPCILQGRNTIILSETGSGKTISYLIPIVVKVLDLIKQWKSVSGKKNVYALILTLTRELCNQVYSLLQKLCKGINLRITLITAGVDKTEMFRSVYNGCEIAICTPQRLVDMISSKGINLSESKFFVLDEADKMFTKEYESKVISILNLLRDDTLMVLVSASTTDEIYKKIKSLVRNTITVKVGLSDVINLENIQLKFLTFFSHNFLAQKNTWLEDNLPALESQSQVIIFCNSRETVEQLYSFLYSAYKSCCKLYGDMLPTERHGTISFFKKGNYRTLIATDLVCRGLDIPAVGVVINYDTPRHFHTFLHRVGRCARGSSKGTSYTFFTKNDNKMAAYILNYLENESKKSKIKINTTEDPNSTGYITIPEHLKALAMTFGPYKRSKQLGMDFIEYMSKGTLLKQNSNRGKRPLEVNKTSAFVTSKFSKTSTHDFTIIGYSEEENIGKEYTANDEISSSDEE from the coding sequence ATGAGTCTAGAAGAATGCGTGAATTTCAAGAAAAGATTCAACATCGAGACGTTTGGAACGAGAGTTCCAAAGCCCATTTCCTCATTTATCCACTTATCGAAGAGTATACCAACAACTATTCTGAACCGCATAGAAAAAATGGGATTTTACGAGCCGACGCCCGTACAGAGTCAAGTAATACCGTGTATTTTGCAGGGAAGGaacacaataatattatctgAAACGGGAAGCGGAAAGACCATATCATACTTAATACCAATAGTGGTAAAAGTACTTGATTTAATTAAGCAGTGGAAGTCAGTTTCAGGTAAAAAGAATGTGTACGCACTGATTCTCACACTCACCAGGGAACTATGTAACCAGGTTTATAGCTTGCTGCAGAAGCTCTGCAAGGGAATTAATTTAAGAATAACACTAATCACAGCGGGAGTTGATAAGACTGAAATGTTCAGATCAGTGTACAACGGATGTGAAATCGCAATTTGCACTCCTCAAAGACTAGTTGATATGATTTCATCCAAGGGAATTAATTTGTCAGAATCTAAGTTTTTCGTACTTGATGAAGCCGATAAGATGTTTACAAAGGAGTACGAATCTAAGGTAATAAGTATACTAAATTTACTGAGAGACGATACCCTCATGGTGTTAGTTTCGGCATCAACAACTGATGAGATATACAAGAAGATAAAGTCTCTAGTAAGAAACACAATAACAGTGAAAGTAGGCTTGTCAGACGTAATTAACCTTGAGAACATACAACTTAAATTTCTAACATTCTTCTCACATAACTTTTTGGCTCAGAAAAACACCTGGCTGGAAGATAATCTACCGGCACTTGAGTCACAATCGCAGGTAATAATTTTCTGTAACTCAAGAGAAACAGTTGAACAGCTGTATTCATTCCTCTACTCAGCTTACAAGTCCTGCTGTAAACTTTATGGAGATATGCTACCGACAGAACGACATGGGACAATTTCGTTCTTCAAGAAGGGTAATTACCGAACACTCATTGCAACGGATTTGGTTTGCAGAGGATTAGATATACCAGCAGTTGGAGTGGTGATAAACTACGATACCCCGAGACATTTTCATACATTTCTACATAGAGTTGGAAGGTGCGCAAGAGGGAGTTCCAAGGGAACgagttacacatttttcacaaaaaatgataataagaTGGCAgcatatatattaaattacctAGAAAATGAAAGTAAAAAGTCGAAAATCAAGATAAACACTACAGAAGATCCTAATTCCACTGGCTACATAACAATCCCTGAACATTTGAAGGCCTTGGCAATGACATTTGGACCATACAAAAGATCTAAACAGCTGGGAATGGACTTCATAGAATACATGTCAAAGGGCACGTTGTTGAAACAGAATAGTAATCGGGGCAAGCGGCCTTTAGAAGTGAATAAAACGAGTGCATTTGTCACTAGTAAGTTTAGTAAAACATCAACACATGATTTCACAATCATCGGATATAGCGAAGAAGAGAACATAGGGAAAGAATACACAGCAAATGATGAAATATCAAGCTCAGATgaagaataa